A genomic window from Pyxicephalus adspersus chromosome 2, UCB_Pads_2.0, whole genome shotgun sequence includes:
- the LOC140322690 gene encoding beta-1,3-galactosyltransferase 5-like, with amino-acid sequence MRRKGILITFLFSTTMFLVAKWFVNTNSIIRAVRLAPTQAQVRTSLPIMRQSVTLNDGTYNYHLNLSSFEAEFPHLQSYNCTRIREPHPEEQGASNQKLLILAVKSNPGGGARRAALRETWARKREIMGYKIKPVFLLGKTNVKGHMDIVKLESQVYGDILQWDMMEGHYNLSSKERCFLEWLYLNSPQVHYIFKADDDEFVNPDVIVHYITEKGSPDTIHGFHQHRPPVMRRGKYCISRNLYPHDYYPGFVSGGGFLFPGASVHNLYMASQLLPVFPLDDVYFGFLALAANLTYRADSRFYVQGLKYDVCKYKEALVVHGINSEQMVKIWQEVQNSKCRMVTHTQPTEGQTNNRQENTPSSIQEINVLEDK; translated from the exons ATGAGGCGGAAAGGAATCCTCATCACCTTCTTGTTCTCCACCACAATGTTTCTGGTGGCAAAATGGTTTGTGAACACCAACAGCATCATCCGAGCAGTGCGCCTTGCACCCACCCAGGCCCAAGTCCGAACTTCGCTGCCCATTATGCGGCAGTCAGTCACCCTAAATGACGGCACCTACAATTATCATCTGAACTTATCTAGTTTTGAGGCGGAGTTCCCCCACCTGCAGAGTTACAATTGCACCCGTATCAGGGAGCCACACCCAGAGGAACAAGGAGCATCCAACCAAAAACTGCTGATCCTGGCGGTGAAATCCAACCCCGGCGGTGGAGCAAGAAGGGCCGCACTACGAGAGACATGGGCAAGAAAAAGGGAAATAATGGGATACAAAATTAAACCGGTATTCCTGCTTGGAAAGACAAATGTGAAAGGTCATATGGACATTGTCAAGCTGGAGAGCCAAGTGTATGGGGACATCTTACAATGGGACATGATGGAAGGACATTACAACCTGTCCTCGAAGGAGCGATGCTTCCTGGAGTGGCTCTATCTGAATTCACCACaagtgcattacatttttaaag CTGATGATGATGAGTTTGTGAATCCAGATGTGATTGTgcattacattacagaaaagggATCCCCTGACACAATTCACGGTTTTCACCAGCATAGGCCCCCCGTCATGCGCAGAGGTAAATACTGCATTTCCAGGAATCTGTACCCGCATGATTACTACCCGGGCTTTGTATCTGGAGGAGGTTTTCTGTTTCCTGGAGCCTCAGTACATAACTTGTACATGGCCTCCCAGCTCCTTCCGGTTTTCCCATTGGACGATGTCTATTTTGGGTTTCTCGCCCTGGCAGCCAATCTGACTTACCGAGCCGACAGTCGCTTCTATGTGCAAGGATTAAAGTACGACGTGTGTAAATACAAGGAAGCGCTGGTAGTCCATGGCATTAATTCCGAGCAAATGGTGAAGATATGGCAAGAGGTACAGAACAGCAAATGCCGGATGGTCACTCACACCCAACCAACAGAAGGACAGACAAACAACCGACAAGAAAACACGCCGTCCTCTATACAGGAGATAAACGTGTTAGAGGATAAATGA